A genomic window from Bacillota bacterium includes:
- a CDS encoding AAA family ATPase — protein sequence MGSYSSDYRGARFYKCDLHMHTPVDLSHWSSPPLESFKDEQEAAEVYIKCCYEAGLEVIGITDHNFASKNFIPLLYKAIEKLKPEFGYKITVFPGFEFMADVGRGCHILVLMSPDCDLDTIDHLLTQCGVPYPRFDGHRPHASTKRLPEILEIIQRKADNGQLQGIVICPHSQSDAGIFDNDRIADWLQREEFINPELLCIEVPRPPSEMSSGWQRLLRAGTDCDPAWRRTRPIACIMSSDAKGLQVSDCAENYIGYRYTWIKMSNPSIEALRQAFLDHGSRIQFGPTRPEDQYTHPKVRRIIVRGAKFLGDQEVEFSHNLNTLIGGRGSGKSTLIEYLRIALNKGEPTGEEAKKNFEKLRETITDDTLIRISLEKDGQEWILESKGGNLPEVAEGSPVPDIARFFPVRIFSQREIYSISEDRFARTQLIDEHELARSELSKLKREAEEIVTEIRQLSQQIVSQLAIEEQERILKTELLELQVRLESLKKLEEPLAQWKGFLVEEKLFEEIKTHTSDVTNVLRQASEQIATVAQAISSDLPETPNKDLVGNIVRDVSLHIEKLHSSVGSVLKDFESNINAILYGQSVQEWRKKYEAAQMGYNELRQQLTEFGADPDQYLNYQKELREKEDELKSLQKRLEEVKSARDRLEKKIAELQEIWKKETEIRINVAKQLMGKVPKTRNNQPFVTIVIEPFGDDRAFLEKMKPFLKDRRRISDEEWDGFVWEVFRASRTADSPKLPTEILRSWVEALREGKEVPGCPWSSRDRKVQALLEWMNHETLTNLRMERIPDRVRIKLYRQDGSEVGELEEGLSVGQRCTAILALLLAADNVPAIIDQPEDDLDNEFVYRELVPMLRELSGKNSGGATVSRSQRQIIVATHNANIPVNADAELIIALEARNNRGIIRALGALDQVSVSDAVKEIMEGSEDAFRKRFEKYGF from the coding sequence ATGGGTTCCTACTCAAGTGATTATCGCGGTGCACGCTTTTATAAGTGTGACCTGCATATGCATACGCCTGTAGATCTATCACATTGGTCAAGTCCGCCTTTGGAATCATTTAAGGATGAGCAGGAGGCTGCTGAGGTCTATATTAAATGCTGTTACGAAGCCGGATTAGAAGTGATAGGAATCACGGATCACAATTTTGCGTCGAAGAATTTTATCCCTTTGCTATATAAAGCGATTGAAAAGCTTAAGCCTGAGTTCGGCTACAAAATAACTGTTTTTCCAGGCTTCGAATTCATGGCTGACGTGGGCAGAGGGTGCCACATACTTGTACTTATGTCGCCGGACTGCGATCTTGACACCATCGATCATTTGCTTACCCAATGCGGTGTTCCTTATCCGCGATTTGACGGCCATAGGCCTCATGCATCGACTAAGCGATTACCCGAAATTTTGGAGATCATACAGCGCAAAGCTGATAATGGTCAACTGCAGGGTATTGTGATTTGCCCTCATTCCCAAAGCGATGCAGGTATTTTCGATAATGATAGAATTGCTGATTGGCTGCAACGGGAGGAGTTCATAAATCCAGAGCTTCTGTGCATAGAGGTTCCGAGACCTCCTTCGGAAATGTCCAGCGGCTGGCAGCGGTTACTTCGTGCGGGGACAGATTGTGATCCGGCATGGAGAAGGACGCGCCCAATAGCATGCATTATGTCATCTGATGCTAAAGGATTACAAGTAAGTGATTGTGCCGAAAACTATATTGGGTACCGATATACGTGGATTAAAATGAGTAACCCCTCAATAGAAGCTCTCCGGCAGGCTTTCTTAGACCACGGGTCGCGTATTCAGTTCGGGCCTACACGTCCTGAAGACCAGTATACTCATCCGAAGGTCCGCCGGATCATCGTTCGCGGGGCAAAGTTTTTGGGGGATCAGGAGGTCGAGTTCAGTCATAACCTTAATACCTTGATTGGTGGCCGTGGCAGCGGCAAATCTACTTTGATCGAATATCTAAGGATCGCTCTGAATAAAGGTGAGCCAACTGGTGAAGAAGCAAAAAAGAACTTTGAGAAACTTCGGGAAACCATTACAGATGACACCCTTATCCGTATCTCTTTGGAAAAAGACGGTCAGGAGTGGATACTTGAATCAAAAGGAGGCAATCTTCCCGAGGTCGCCGAGGGTTCACCTGTTCCCGATATAGCCAGATTCTTTCCAGTACGTATTTTCAGTCAGCGGGAAATCTATTCAATTTCTGAGGATCGCTTCGCTCGCACCCAACTGATTGATGAACATGAACTTGCCCGATCTGAGTTGAGCAAACTTAAGCGAGAGGCCGAGGAGATTGTTACTGAAATTAGGCAGCTTAGTCAGCAAATTGTGTCTCAACTTGCCATAGAGGAGCAAGAGAGGATACTCAAAACTGAACTTCTCGAATTACAGGTTCGCCTAGAAAGTCTTAAGAAACTGGAGGAGCCTCTTGCTCAATGGAAGGGTTTCCTTGTTGAGGAAAAATTGTTCGAAGAAATCAAGACACATACATCGGATGTTACAAATGTACTTCGGCAGGCTTCAGAACAGATAGCAACAGTTGCCCAGGCTATCAGCAGTGATTTGCCAGAAACTCCTAACAAGGACTTGGTTGGTAACATAGTTAGAGATGTTAGTTTGCATATCGAAAAATTACACAGTTCCGTTGGTAGTGTACTTAAAGATTTCGAAAGTAACATTAATGCCATTTTGTACGGCCAGTCGGTACAGGAGTGGAGAAAAAAATACGAAGCTGCCCAGATGGGGTACAATGAGTTGCGGCAACAACTGACTGAGTTTGGGGCAGACCCGGACCAGTATCTGAATTACCAGAAGGAACTCCGGGAGAAGGAAGACGAACTAAAAAGTCTTCAGAAACGGCTCGAAGAAGTAAAAAGTGCGCGTGACCGATTGGAGAAGAAGATTGCTGAGCTTCAGGAGATATGGAAGAAAGAAACGGAAATACGTATTAATGTTGCCAAACAGCTAATGGGAAAAGTACCAAAAACCCGCAACAACCAGCCGTTTGTCACAATTGTAATCGAGCCTTTCGGCGATGATAGAGCGTTTCTTGAAAAGATGAAGCCTTTTCTGAAAGATCGCCGTAGAATTAGCGATGAAGAGTGGGACGGGTTCGTCTGGGAAGTATTCAGGGCGAGTCGAACTGCCGATTCTCCTAAACTACCTACAGAAATACTGCGTTCCTGGGTTGAGGCGCTTCGGGAAGGGAAGGAAGTTCCGGGATGCCCTTGGAGTAGCCGGGATCGCAAAGTACAGGCGCTTCTAGAATGGATGAATCATGAGACTCTTACCAACCTCAGGATGGAGCGGATACCCGACAGGGTCCGAATAAAGCTATATCGCCAGGATGGTTCTGAGGTTGGTGAATTAGAGGAAGGTCTGTCGGTTGGACAACGGTGTACAGCTATTCTGGCGCTTCTTTTGGCGGCGGATAATGTGCCGGCGATTATCGACCAACCTGAGGACGATTTAGATAACGAATTTGTTTACCGGGAACTTGTTCCCATGCTAAGGGAACTCTCCGGTAAGAATTCAGGTGGAGCTACAGTTAGTAGAAGCCAGCGTCAGATCATCGTGGCAACTCATAACGCCAACATACCTGTTAATGCTGATGCCGAATTAATTATTGCCCTCGAAGCACGTAATAATCGTGGAATAATTAGGGCACTTGGAGCGTTGGATCAGGTGTCAGTAAGTGACGCTGTAAAGGAAATTATGGAAGGCAGCGAAGATGCCTTTCGGAAGCGGTTTGAAAAATATGGGTTCTAG
- a CDS encoding PglZ domain-containing protein encodes MTAALTFREWLRSEIMRVLNKKVTPPPFVIWCDPQREWRELLVAAAEGTFELWADEEHELIIRGRFYTEPRVPRVVWLPKSRGEVTYFEVFALEATEIREISLLSALAEFGVEIPRDQETGIRSFLPAHVREWVDMPLLHWKENLSSSGVKETLVDDDLVLKVLAHYGAPFDDFLDGYRYPVFVRRVQEDFGLPAPTEDADSWRIRAVARLLCTEAAHRVPASPPGEDDRIIEAGPARERALKLLERWRNHVEYMDSFEEISIKADGTTSLAYWAERLSLSPGPLSSHAVEETLFRREINLLASKEDFQELAQYLEEKLPYYLAHAESFWSSRAKRKVGWAELAVLAKTASLLLEQSNIEKEWQTPGDAVNWYKTVGWQVDQAGEVLFREASDFDGGLVSVRDRLRRAYLRHLDRVGTAFSELLARHGDAGFGLPYAGELLLPLLQQKDPTAVVVLDALRYDLGCALAAALNRGEPALRAEVLPARAPVPSITALGMPFALPVNPKLIHISIEPGKAPIPWKVTVNGFEGDLTIAEKRHDWLRANFKLKEKAFLTMSQVFNPEPPGPKEVGRLVFVFGDSFDTEGHEGRLQTFGVEEYVERYARAIRRLRSIGFNTVIIVTDHGFFHWEPEKDEIESKPTGEALWTSRRAVVGYGLRHSSAVRLPVPGSDLECLVPRSINAFKTYGGLGFFHGGATLQELIIPVVIVRWPKKGKKVAAVLKSVAEVTSLAPRFTVSPGGVEYHRNLFGEPDSNLLARRVMVKIVDPGSGKVLFKAETVCTLEPGGEAQVVELRPVGGATAAFGSKVYVQVIDADDEEILDQHEVVLKVEMDEWL; translated from the coding sequence GTGACAGCAGCTCTAACGTTCCGTGAGTGGCTCCGCAGCGAGATTATGCGGGTGTTGAATAAAAAGGTTACTCCGCCGCCCTTTGTTATCTGGTGCGACCCCCAGAGGGAGTGGCGGGAATTGCTTGTAGCGGCTGCCGAGGGTACCTTTGAGCTCTGGGCGGACGAAGAGCACGAACTTATCATCCGCGGCCGGTTCTACACCGAGCCAAGAGTGCCGCGGGTGGTATGGCTGCCCAAGAGCCGGGGAGAGGTTACTTACTTCGAAGTTTTTGCTCTTGAGGCCACCGAAATACGCGAGATAAGCCTGCTTAGCGCTTTAGCGGAATTCGGGGTAGAGATACCCCGAGATCAGGAGACAGGCATACGTTCCTTTTTACCCGCTCACGTAAGAGAGTGGGTGGACATGCCTCTTCTACACTGGAAGGAGAACCTATCCAGCAGCGGGGTTAAAGAAACTCTGGTGGACGACGACCTCGTACTAAAGGTGTTAGCCCATTATGGGGCTCCCTTTGACGATTTCCTTGACGGTTATCGTTACCCCGTATTTGTGCGCCGCGTGCAGGAGGACTTCGGCTTGCCTGCTCCAACAGAAGATGCCGATAGTTGGAGGATTCGGGCTGTGGCGCGGCTTCTTTGTACGGAAGCGGCGCATCGGGTACCGGCAAGCCCACCGGGGGAAGATGACCGGATAATTGAAGCCGGGCCTGCCCGGGAGCGGGCGCTAAAACTCCTGGAACGCTGGCGGAACCATGTCGAGTATATGGATTCCTTCGAGGAGATATCGATTAAGGCCGATGGGACAACATCGCTTGCCTACTGGGCCGAGCGGTTGAGCCTTTCTCCCGGACCACTGTCGTCTCACGCTGTGGAAGAAACGCTTTTCCGAAGAGAAATAAATCTTCTTGCTTCGAAAGAAGATTTTCAGGAACTGGCGCAGTATTTGGAGGAGAAACTCCCTTACTATCTTGCCCATGCGGAATCATTCTGGAGCAGCCGGGCTAAGCGCAAAGTGGGATGGGCCGAGCTTGCGGTTTTGGCAAAGACGGCCAGCCTGCTTTTAGAACAGTCGAATATCGAGAAGGAATGGCAAACACCAGGGGACGCCGTGAACTGGTACAAGACCGTTGGCTGGCAGGTTGATCAAGCGGGAGAGGTTTTATTCAGGGAAGCGTCGGACTTCGACGGCGGGCTCGTATCCGTCCGGGACCGGTTGCGCCGGGCATACCTCCGTCACCTGGATCGTGTAGGGACCGCCTTTTCGGAGCTTCTTGCCCGGCACGGCGACGCCGGATTTGGCTTACCTTATGCCGGCGAGCTTCTCCTTCCTCTCCTTCAACAGAAGGATCCGACGGCGGTTGTGGTACTCGATGCCTTGCGGTATGATCTGGGTTGTGCTTTGGCTGCGGCGCTCAATCGCGGCGAGCCGGCACTACGGGCGGAGGTTCTACCGGCACGCGCACCGGTACCTTCAATTACCGCACTCGGAATGCCTTTTGCCCTTCCGGTAAACCCCAAGCTTATTCACATCAGCATCGAGCCTGGAAAGGCACCGATTCCCTGGAAGGTTACCGTTAATGGTTTTGAAGGGGACCTCACGATTGCTGAAAAACGCCATGACTGGTTGCGTGCTAACTTTAAACTTAAAGAAAAAGCTTTTCTTACTATGTCGCAGGTTTTTAACCCTGAACCGCCTGGACCGAAGGAGGTCGGCCGCCTCGTCTTTGTCTTCGGGGACAGTTTTGATACGGAAGGCCATGAAGGGCGCTTACAGACCTTTGGGGTAGAGGAGTACGTTGAACGATACGCAAGAGCCATCCGACGGTTGCGTTCTATCGGTTTTAATACGGTGATTATCGTGACAGACCATGGCTTCTTTCACTGGGAGCCGGAGAAGGACGAAATAGAGAGTAAACCTACGGGGGAGGCTCTCTGGACTTCCCGCCGGGCAGTCGTAGGATATGGTCTTAGACATTCGTCTGCCGTCCGGCTGCCGGTGCCAGGGAGCGATCTTGAATGCCTGGTTCCCCGGAGTATAAATGCCTTCAAGACTTATGGAGGGCTGGGTTTCTTCCACGGGGGCGCCACCCTGCAGGAACTCATTATCCCTGTTGTTATTGTACGATGGCCGAAGAAGGGCAAGAAAGTAGCGGCTGTTCTTAAATCCGTTGCCGAAGTCACCTCGCTTGCACCGCGTTTTACTGTATCGCCCGGCGGTGTGGAGTACCACCGCAATCTGTTCGGTGAACCGGATTCAAATCTGCTTGCTCGCCGAGTAATGGTCAAAATTGTGGACCCTGGCAGTGGCAAGGTTCTTTTCAAGGCCGAAACTGTCTGTACTTTAGAACCTGGTGGAGAGGCACAGGTTGTAGAATTAAGACCGGTAGGGGGGGCGACGGCGGCTTTTGGTTCAAAAGTGTATGTCCAGGTAATAGACGCCGATGATGAAGAAATCCTCGATCAACATGAGGTGGTATTGAAAGTAGAAATGGATGAGTGGCTATAG
- a CDS encoding CapA family protein, with protein sequence MEQHPLPGPARAKPVLFAAGFLLVLYALAVLLAWSLGRGFWLPLAVHFKNELSASPALTLVASGDVMLGRRVAGAMEEKGMFYPFARVAHLLQGGDLTFGNLESPLSRQGTPLPGKGIWFRGDPGAAVALKAAGYDVLSVANNHTLDYDDPAFLETLAVLRRAGIDPVGGGKNSIEAAQPVFKEANGYKVAFLAATEMADIFWSWENPRTLEATQERPGVAALEARRLENTIRSLEGRADLVVVSLHWGTEYSDYPTPAQREIAHRLVDAGADLIIGHHPHCLQGVELYRGSLIAYSLGNFVYDRQRRPKCQEGLLLRVRYRGPWLREALVYPVLIQNEQPRPAAGDAAGRILQRTAALTKKLGTSLEIADQVGIVSANLNTGKGASRDEKTGNS encoded by the coding sequence ATGGAGCAGCATCCCCTTCCCGGCCCTGCCCGGGCGAAGCCCGTTCTTTTTGCTGCAGGATTTTTGCTTGTTCTATATGCCCTTGCGGTTCTCCTTGCCTGGAGCCTGGGCCGGGGGTTCTGGTTGCCGCTGGCCGTTCACTTTAAGAATGAACTTTCCGCATCTCCAGCCCTGACCCTGGTGGCAAGCGGCGATGTCATGCTCGGCCGCCGCGTTGCCGGAGCAATGGAGGAGAAGGGGATGTTCTATCCCTTTGCCCGGGTTGCACACCTGCTCCAGGGTGGCGATCTCACCTTTGGCAACCTCGAGTCCCCCCTTTCCCGGCAGGGTACACCCCTGCCCGGAAAAGGGATCTGGTTTCGCGGCGACCCTGGCGCTGCAGTTGCCCTGAAAGCGGCCGGTTACGATGTTTTGAGCGTCGCGAACAACCACACCCTTGATTACGATGATCCGGCTTTTCTTGAGACCCTCGCGGTTTTGAGAAGAGCAGGAATCGACCCTGTGGGCGGAGGGAAGAACAGCATTGAAGCCGCGCAGCCGGTTTTCAAGGAAGCTAACGGGTATAAAGTGGCGTTTCTGGCCGCCACAGAGATGGCAGACATCTTCTGGAGCTGGGAGAACCCCCGCACCCTGGAGGCAACGCAGGAAAGACCCGGAGTTGCTGCACTTGAAGCTCGCCGGCTGGAGAACACCATCCGGTCCCTCGAGGGGCGGGCGGATCTTGTTGTTGTCTCCCTTCACTGGGGAACGGAATACTCCGACTACCCGACCCCGGCCCAGCGGGAGATTGCCCACCGCCTCGTGGATGCCGGCGCCGATTTGATTATCGGCCACCATCCCCACTGCCTGCAGGGGGTGGAGTTGTACCGGGGTTCCTTGATTGCTTACAGTCTGGGCAACTTCGTTTACGACCGGCAGCGCCGCCCCAAGTGCCAGGAAGGGCTTCTTTTAAGGGTGCGCTACCGGGGCCCCTGGCTCCGGGAGGCTTTGGTCTACCCGGTTCTGATTCAAAACGAACAGCCGCGTCCCGCTGCAGGGGATGCCGCCGGCCGGATTTTGCAGCGGACTGCTGCTTTAACAAAGAAACTGGGGACTTCCCTGGAGATCGCCGATCAGGTTGGAATTGTGAGCGCAAACTTGAATACCGGAAAGGGAGCATCTCGAGATGAAAAAACTGGTAATTCTTGA
- the brxL gene encoding protease Lon-related BREX system protein BrxL, producing the protein MIPDQIDLKLAGAFAGRVVRKDLVRKLKVGFNVPVYVLEYLLGKYCSSTDEKEIKAGLQHVKSAISERIVRGDQVELVKSRLQRQGSLKLIDLVTVTFDEKDQAGKYWARLATCGLDWIHIDADVVHRHERLLTGGIWCNVELVYDDSIVHRGVTRPFVLQRLAPIQVASANFEEFVEGRTQFSRDEWIDVLLRTMGYEPTHPDFTHRRKLLFLLRLVPMVEKNYNLIELGPRGTGKSYVYREISPYVILLSGGQGTVPDLFGWKGRKDKPGLVIKYDAVAFDEVAGSNFRSDSDKQMYKGYMEQGSFSRGDDKGTLSADAGIIFNGNLDGDVETTARVSHLFVALPEAIRNDMAFHDRWHAYLPGWEMPKMQPDYFTTHLGFVADYIAEIFHNELRRRNYTDLYDRWFRLGSHVEERDRKAIVRTVSGLIKLLHPDGRCEKQELEEYLAFAIEHRRRVKEQLKRMGGIEYAKVNLSYIDKETGQETFVACKELSSGQMIPEGPLAPGDVFTVGFDPDEGRYSLYRIQVSATPGPNRFLVMGNTSRSIKESARMAYDYLRANITKIGIDRDLSSYDINIQVMSLMQGKDARDLGVAFYVALISAILGRPIAAQLVVLGQMSIHGVLSRVEGLADKLRIAMDAGAQRVIIPTENRRDFAELPVEVIDKLQIDFYSEPNQAVFKALADV; encoded by the coding sequence ATGATTCCGGATCAGATTGACCTGAAACTGGCCGGTGCTTTTGCCGGACGTGTTGTACGCAAGGACCTGGTAAGAAAACTTAAGGTAGGCTTTAACGTCCCCGTTTATGTATTGGAATATCTCTTAGGAAAATACTGCTCTTCAACCGATGAAAAAGAAATTAAAGCCGGGTTGCAACATGTGAAGAGCGCTATCTCCGAACGCATTGTGCGGGGTGACCAGGTGGAACTGGTTAAGTCACGGCTGCAACGGCAGGGATCTTTAAAGCTCATAGATCTCGTAACAGTCACTTTTGACGAAAAAGATCAAGCAGGGAAATACTGGGCGCGTCTTGCCACATGCGGTTTAGACTGGATCCACATTGACGCTGATGTAGTCCACCGGCACGAGCGGCTCTTAACCGGCGGTATTTGGTGTAACGTGGAGCTGGTTTACGACGATTCGATTGTTCACCGGGGAGTGACTCGTCCATTTGTTTTGCAACGCTTAGCGCCGATTCAGGTTGCCAGTGCTAACTTTGAGGAGTTCGTGGAAGGACGCACTCAGTTTTCGCGCGACGAATGGATTGATGTCCTGCTGCGAACAATGGGATATGAGCCGACTCATCCAGACTTTACTCACCGACGAAAGCTGCTTTTTCTTCTTCGTCTCGTGCCGATGGTCGAAAAGAACTATAACCTGATCGAGTTGGGGCCCCGGGGGACCGGAAAGTCGTATGTTTATCGCGAGATTTCCCCGTATGTTATCTTATTGAGCGGCGGACAGGGAACTGTTCCCGATCTTTTCGGGTGGAAAGGTCGCAAGGATAAGCCCGGGCTGGTGATTAAGTATGATGCTGTCGCTTTTGATGAGGTGGCGGGCTCGAACTTCCGCTCAGATAGTGATAAGCAAATGTACAAGGGTTATATGGAGCAGGGCTCATTTTCGCGGGGTGACGATAAAGGCACTCTTTCTGCAGACGCCGGCATTATCTTTAACGGTAATCTCGACGGCGATGTGGAAACAACGGCCAGAGTCTCTCATCTCTTCGTGGCACTACCGGAAGCCATCCGGAATGATATGGCCTTTCATGACCGGTGGCATGCTTATCTCCCGGGTTGGGAAATGCCTAAGATGCAGCCCGATTATTTTACTACTCATTTAGGCTTTGTTGCTGATTACATCGCCGAAATCTTCCATAACGAATTACGTCGGCGAAACTACACCGATCTTTATGACCGCTGGTTCCGTCTGGGCAGCCATGTAGAGGAACGCGACCGGAAGGCCATAGTGCGGACAGTGTCGGGCTTGATCAAACTACTCCATCCGGATGGCCGGTGCGAAAAGCAAGAATTGGAGGAATACCTGGCTTTCGCCATCGAGCACCGCCGGCGTGTGAAGGAGCAACTCAAGCGAATGGGCGGCATCGAGTACGCAAAGGTAAACCTTTCTTACATTGATAAAGAGACAGGTCAGGAGACCTTTGTTGCCTGTAAGGAATTGAGTTCCGGCCAGATGATTCCCGAAGGCCCCCTGGCACCGGGAGACGTATTTACTGTTGGCTTTGATCCTGATGAGGGCCGGTATTCTCTCTACCGGATCCAGGTTTCGGCTACACCAGGCCCCAACCGGTTTCTTGTTATGGGGAATACTTCTCGGTCCATCAAAGAGTCGGCCCGGATGGCTTATGATTATCTGCGGGCGAATATTACCAAAATTGGTATTGACCGTGACCTGTCGAGTTATGACATTAATATCCAGGTTATGAGCCTGATGCAAGGCAAAGATGCCCGCGACCTCGGTGTTGCCTTTTACGTAGCCCTCATCTCAGCCATCCTCGGACGCCCTATTGCTGCCCAACTTGTAGTGTTAGGACAGATGAGCATCCACGGGGTGCTCAGCCGCGTGGAAGGACTCGCTGACAAGCTTCGCATCGCTATGGATGCCGGTGCCCAGCGGGTGATTATCCCTACGGAAAACCGGCGGGACTTTGCTGAACTGCCAGTAGAAGTGATTGACAAGCTGCAGATAGATTTTTACAGCGAGCCGAACCAGGCTGTGTTCAAGGCTTTAGCGGATGTGTAA